In Sphingobium sp. Z007, one DNA window encodes the following:
- a CDS encoding leucyl aminopeptidase, with amino-acid sequence MDIQFSPTRPDADTLVFAVPKGGFDTLPLSAAATLAAGAAASRFTGEAGTSFETFVDEGGRTVRVLLLGVGAGTDLEYEKAGAALTAKLATSGATHAAVEFFGGATGEQAAQLAFGARLRAWRIDTYRTRQPEKAKPTLKTITLVATGADAAWERLAAVAEGIAFTRELVSEPANILYPETFVDRCQHLAELGVKITVLDKAAMEALGMGALLGVAQGSVREARLLALEWDGTDGAVEKPVVFVGKGVTFDTGGISIKPAAGMEDMKWDMGGAGAVVGAIKALAGRKAKARVVGICGLVENMPDANAQRPGDIVTSMSGQTIEVLNTDAEGRLVLCDAITWAQKTYTPEVLIDLATLTGAMIVALGDQYGGLFANDDGLAEDLAAAGKASGDQLWRFPLGEAYNKIIDSPIADMKNIGGRYAGSITAAQFIKRFVDEGVKWAHLDIAGMVWSDKPGATWDKGATGYGVRLIDKLVADKFEA; translated from the coding sequence ATGGATATCCAGTTCAGCCCAACCCGCCCCGATGCCGACACGCTGGTCTTCGCCGTGCCCAAGGGCGGGTTCGATACGCTGCCCCTGTCGGCGGCAGCCACCTTGGCGGCAGGCGCGGCCGCCTCGCGCTTCACCGGCGAGGCGGGGACGAGCTTTGAAACTTTCGTGGATGAAGGCGGGCGGACCGTTCGTGTTCTGTTGCTGGGCGTGGGCGCCGGGACCGATCTGGAGTATGAAAAGGCAGGGGCCGCACTGACCGCCAAGCTGGCGACCAGCGGCGCGACCCATGCCGCCGTCGAATTTTTCGGCGGCGCGACCGGAGAGCAGGCAGCGCAGCTGGCGTTCGGCGCACGGCTGCGCGCCTGGCGCATCGATACCTATCGCACGCGCCAGCCCGAAAAGGCCAAGCCGACGTTGAAGACGATTACGTTAGTTGCGACCGGCGCTGATGCCGCGTGGGAGCGGCTGGCTGCGGTGGCCGAGGGGATCGCCTTTACCCGCGAACTGGTGTCCGAGCCGGCGAATATCCTGTATCCCGAAACTTTCGTCGATCGCTGCCAGCATCTGGCCGAGCTGGGCGTGAAGATCACCGTGCTGGACAAGGCGGCGATGGAGGCGCTGGGCATGGGCGCGCTGCTGGGCGTGGCGCAGGGGTCGGTGCGGGAAGCGCGGCTGCTGGCGCTGGAATGGGACGGCACCGATGGCGCGGTTGAAAAGCCGGTGGTGTTCGTCGGCAAGGGCGTGACCTTCGACACCGGCGGCATTTCCATCAAGCCGGCCGCGGGCATGGAAGACATGAAGTGGGACATGGGCGGCGCGGGCGCGGTCGTGGGCGCGATCAAGGCGCTGGCCGGGCGCAAGGCGAAGGCGCGGGTCGTGGGCATTTGCGGCCTCGTTGAAAATATGCCGGACGCCAATGCCCAGCGCCCCGGCGACATCGTGACGTCGATGTCGGGCCAGACGATCGAAGTGCTGAACACGGACGCGGAAGGGCGGCTGGTGCTGTGCGATGCCATTACCTGGGCGCAGAAGACCTATACGCCCGAGGTGCTGATCGATCTGGCTACCTTGACCGGCGCGATGATCGTCGCGCTGGGGGATCAATATGGCGGCCTGTTTGCCAATGACGACGGCCTGGCGGAAGACCTGGCCGCAGCAGGCAAGGCGAGCGGCGACCAGCTGTGGCGTTTCCCGCTGGGCGAGGCCTATAACAAGATAATCGACAGCCCGATCGCCGACATGAAGAATATCGGCGGGCGTTATGCCGGTTCGATCACCGCCGCCCAGTTCATCAAGCGGTTCGTGGACGAAGGCGTGAAATGGGCGCATCTCGACATCGCCGGGATGGTATGGTCGGACAAGCCGGGCGCGACCTGGGACAAGGGCGCCACCGGCTATGGCGTGCGTCTGATCGACAAGCTGGTCGCGGACAAGTTCGAGGCCTGA
- the ndk gene encoding nucleoside-diphosphate kinase, whose translation MTVTRTFSIIKPDATRRNLTGAVTKMLEEAGLRVVASKRIRMSREQAEGFYGVHKERPFFADLVAFMISGPVVVQVLEGENAVQRNRDIMGATNPANADAGTIRKELAESIEANSVHGSDSEENAAIEIAYFFKPEEIVG comes from the coding sequence ATGACCGTCACGCGCACCTTTTCGATCATCAAGCCCGACGCGACCCGTCGCAACCTGACCGGCGCGGTCACCAAGATGCTGGAGGAAGCCGGCCTGCGCGTCGTCGCATCCAAGCGCATCCGCATGAGTCGCGAGCAGGCCGAGGGCTTCTATGGCGTTCACAAGGAACGGCCCTTCTTCGCCGATCTGGTCGCCTTCATGATTTCCGGCCCGGTCGTCGTCCAAGTGCTGGAAGGCGAGAATGCCGTGCAGCGCAACCGCGACATCATGGGCGCCACCAACCCCGCCAATGCCGACGCCGGCACGATCCGCAAGGAACTGGCCGAATCGATCGAAGCCAATTCGGTCCATGGGTCTGACAGCGAAGAAAATGCCGCGATCGAGATCGCCTATTTCTTCAAGCCGGAAGAGATTGTCGGCTAA
- a CDS encoding peptidylprolyl isomerase — MLPVASSPISLFHGVRSGLRTLLLSSALLSVGVQPLLAQTVDDDGAVGAQQLNLPKDVTVFGKSDPNVRKATAIVNGRIITGTDIDQRLALIITANGGKVEEAEKERLRVQVLRNLIDETLQIQEAAANDIKVDPAEVQQSYERVAANFRQSPTQFDGYLREKGSSAASIKRQIEGELAWSRLQRRNIQPFVNVSEDEVKSVIDRLNAAKGADEYRIGEIYLSATPENHDQIVANARNIIEQIQKGGSFPAYARQFSEASTAAVGGDLGWVRPAQLPPELAQAATGMQVGQIAGPIDVAGGISLLYVMDKRKVLTADPRDSLLSLKQLSVLFPKGTTKEQASAKAASFAAAIKEIKGCGQANEVGSKIGADVVDNDNVKVRDLPPQLQDILMNLQVGQSTPPFGSIDDGVRVLVVCGRDDPVSANAPNAEQIQAQLEEERVNKRARIYLRDLRRDAVIEYN, encoded by the coding sequence ATGCTGCCTGTCGCTTCCTCGCCCATCAGCCTGTTTCATGGCGTCCGTTCGGGCCTTCGCACCCTGCTCCTGTCTTCGGCGCTGCTCAGTGTCGGCGTCCAGCCGCTTCTCGCCCAGACGGTCGATGACGATGGCGCCGTCGGCGCGCAGCAGCTCAACCTGCCCAAGGACGTGACCGTCTTTGGCAAGAGCGACCCCAATGTCCGCAAGGCGACGGCGATCGTCAACGGCCGGATCATAACGGGCACGGACATCGACCAGCGCCTCGCGCTCATTATCACCGCCAATGGCGGCAAGGTGGAAGAAGCGGAAAAGGAGCGACTGCGCGTGCAGGTTCTGCGCAACCTGATCGACGAAACGCTCCAGATCCAGGAAGCCGCCGCTAACGACATCAAGGTCGATCCGGCCGAAGTGCAGCAAAGCTATGAGCGCGTAGCGGCCAATTTCCGTCAGTCGCCCACCCAGTTCGACGGCTATCTGCGCGAAAAGGGCAGCTCGGCCGCCAGCATCAAGCGCCAGATCGAAGGCGAACTGGCCTGGAGCCGCCTGCAACGCCGCAACATCCAGCCCTTCGTCAACGTGTCGGAAGACGAAGTGAAGTCGGTGATCGACCGCCTCAACGCCGCCAAAGGCGCGGACGAATATCGGATCGGCGAAATCTATCTGTCGGCGACCCCGGAAAATCACGACCAGATCGTCGCGAACGCCCGCAACATCATCGAACAGATTCAAAAGGGCGGCAGCTTCCCCGCCTATGCCCGGCAATTTTCCGAAGCATCGACCGCTGCGGTCGGCGGCGACCTGGGCTGGGTCCGTCCCGCTCAGCTGCCGCCGGAACTGGCGCAGGCCGCGACCGGGATGCAGGTCGGCCAGATCGCCGGCCCGATCGACGTCGCCGGCGGCATTTCGCTGCTCTACGTCATGGACAAGCGCAAGGTGCTGACCGCCGATCCGCGCGATTCGCTGCTCAGCCTGAAACAGCTCTCCGTTCTCTTCCCCAAAGGCACGACCAAGGAACAGGCCAGCGCCAAGGCCGCCAGCTTCGCCGCCGCGATCAAGGAGATCAAGGGTTGCGGCCAGGCCAATGAGGTCGGGTCGAAGATCGGCGCAGACGTGGTGGACAACGACAATGTGAAGGTGCGCGATCTGCCACCCCAGCTGCAGGACATCCTGATGAACCTGCAGGTGGGCCAATCGACCCCGCCCTTCGGGTCGATCGACGACGGCGTGCGCGTGCTGGTGGTCTGTGGCCGCGACGATCCGGTGTCGGCCAATGCGCCCAATGCCGAACAAATCCAGGCCCAGCTGGAAGAAGAAAGGGTCAACAAGCGCGCACGCATCTATCTGCGTGACCTTCGTCGTGATGCGGTCATCGAATATAACTGA
- a CDS encoding glutathione S-transferase family protein — MMKLFIGNKAYSSWSLRGWLACKLSALPFEEVVVPLYDEAWEKRREGDEFAPSSGKVPILWDGDDIVVWDSLAIVEYLNEKTDGDLFWPTDPAARAMARSMAAEMHSSFAALRREHSMNIRQIYPAVPPSEPVAQDIARIMQLWAQARARYGGDGDFLFGEFGAVDLMFAPVVTRFITYQLPVARFADAYMRAIIAHPWMQEWIGGAQAEDWVIDRFEVPPQAV, encoded by the coding sequence ATGATGAAGCTGTTCATTGGCAACAAAGCCTATTCGAGCTGGTCCCTGCGCGGCTGGCTGGCGTGCAAATTGTCCGCCCTCCCGTTTGAGGAGGTGGTCGTCCCCCTTTATGACGAAGCCTGGGAGAAACGGCGCGAGGGCGACGAGTTCGCGCCCTCCTCCGGCAAGGTGCCGATCCTGTGGGATGGCGACGACATAGTCGTGTGGGACAGCCTGGCCATCGTCGAATATCTGAACGAAAAGACGGATGGCGACCTGTTCTGGCCGACCGATCCCGCCGCCCGCGCCATGGCCCGGTCGATGGCGGCCGAAATGCACAGCAGCTTTGCTGCGCTGCGCCGCGAGCACAGCATGAACATCCGGCAAATCTATCCCGCCGTCCCGCCATCGGAACCCGTGGCGCAGGACATAGCCCGGATCATGCAGCTCTGGGCGCAGGCCCGCGCCCGCTATGGCGGCGACGGCGATTTTCTGTTCGGGGAGTTCGGCGCTGTCGACCTCATGTTCGCGCCGGTCGTCACCCGCTTCATCACCTATCAACTGCCCGTCGCCCGCTTCGCCGACGCCTATATGCGCGCGATCATCGCCCATCCCTGGATGCAGGAATGGATCGGGGGCGCCCAGGCTGAGGATTGGGTGATCGACCGGTTTGAAGTCCCCCCACAGGCGGTCTGA
- a CDS encoding DNA polymerase III subunit chi, with amino-acid sequence MQVDFYQLSRDPVDQVLPAIAARILDLGARLLVVAQEPDRLERISAGLWAGPPESFLAHGRADEGGGALQPILLSDACEALNGAAHIALADGIWRDDALRFERAFYFFDDDTVERARASWRLLSKREETVSRYFKQDGRKWVQMA; translated from the coding sequence GTGCAGGTCGATTTCTATCAGCTCAGCCGCGATCCGGTGGACCAGGTGCTGCCCGCGATAGCGGCGCGTATCCTGGATCTGGGTGCGCGGCTGCTGGTGGTGGCGCAGGAGCCGGATCGGCTGGAGCGGATTTCGGCGGGGCTATGGGCCGGGCCGCCCGAAAGCTTCCTGGCGCATGGCCGGGCGGACGAGGGCGGGGGAGCGCTGCAGCCGATCCTGCTGAGCGATGCGTGCGAGGCGTTGAACGGTGCGGCGCATATCGCGCTGGCCGACGGCATCTGGCGCGACGACGCCCTGAGGTTCGAGCGGGCTTTCTATTTTTTCGACGACGATACGGTGGAAAGGGCGCGGGCCAGTTGGCGGTTGCTGTCGAAGCGCGAGGAGACGGTTTCGCGCTACTTCAAGCAGGACGGGCGCAAATGGGTGCAAATGGCCTGA
- a CDS encoding IS256 family transposase, giving the protein MTTDRMALIELVEKGADADLVREMLAFAAERMMEAEVQVLTGAAHGARDPAGRQVQRNGYRERSWETRAGHIELEIPRLRKGSYFPSFLEPRRTAEKALTAVIQEAYVQGISTRSVDNLVKAMGATGISKSAVSRLIQEIDERVNAFLNRPIEGEFPYLWLDATYIKSRQGGRIVSTATIIAVGVSNDGRREILGVDTGPTEAETFWKGFLRSLADRGLRGVKLVIADDHKGLRAAASKVFHATQQRCRIHWMRNALAHVSTKQRAAVTAMIKTIFAQETAQEAHKQWQTVADALRDRAPKLAEMMDGSREDVLAYTAFPKEHWPQISSTNPLERLNGEIKRRSDVVGIFPNDAAIVRLVGALMLEQQDEWAVARRYMTLESLATVSDNPLISLPGVAA; this is encoded by the coding sequence ATGACCACAGACAGAATGGCCCTTATCGAGCTGGTTGAAAAGGGCGCTGATGCAGATCTCGTTCGCGAGATGTTGGCATTTGCCGCTGAGCGAATGATGGAAGCTGAAGTGCAGGTGCTGACTGGTGCCGCGCATGGCGCTCGCGACCCTGCCGGGCGACAGGTCCAGCGCAACGGCTATCGAGAGCGTTCCTGGGAGACCAGGGCCGGCCACATCGAACTGGAGATCCCGCGGCTACGCAAGGGATCGTATTTCCCATCCTTCCTTGAACCCCGTCGGACTGCCGAGAAGGCCCTGACGGCGGTGATCCAGGAAGCCTATGTCCAGGGCATTTCGACGCGATCGGTCGATAATCTCGTGAAGGCCATGGGCGCTACGGGCATCTCCAAGAGCGCCGTCAGCCGACTGATCCAAGAGATCGACGAACGGGTTAACGCTTTCCTCAACAGGCCAATCGAGGGCGAATTCCCTTATCTGTGGCTCGATGCGACCTACATCAAATCGCGCCAGGGTGGCCGGATTGTGTCGACCGCGACGATAATAGCTGTCGGTGTCAGCAACGATGGCCGCCGCGAGATACTGGGCGTCGACACCGGGCCAACCGAGGCCGAAACCTTCTGGAAGGGCTTCTTGCGCTCTCTTGCCGATCGCGGGCTCAGGGGCGTCAAACTTGTCATTGCAGACGATCACAAGGGCCTACGCGCCGCTGCCAGCAAGGTCTTCCACGCAACCCAGCAACGCTGTCGGATTCATTGGATGCGCAATGCGCTCGCCCATGTTTCCACTAAGCAGCGTGCCGCCGTCACCGCCATGATCAAGACAATTTTCGCGCAGGAAACTGCTCAGGAGGCTCATAAGCAATGGCAAACAGTCGCCGATGCCCTGCGTGATCGCGCTCCCAAACTTGCTGAGATGATGGATGGCTCCCGCGAAGACGTCCTCGCCTACACAGCCTTCCCGAAAGAACATTGGCCGCAGATTTCCAGCACAAATCCCCTGGAACGTCTCAACGGAGAGATCAAACGAAGGTCCGACGTTGTCGGCATCTTTCCCAATGACGCGGCCATTGTACGCCTCGTCGGAGCCCTCATGCTCGAACAGCAGGACGAATGGGCCGTGGCTCGCCGATATATGACACTTGAAAGTCTCGCCACCGTCAGCGACAATCCCCTCATCAGTTTGCCCGGCGTGGCAGCCTGA
- a CDS encoding LPS assembly protein LptD — MRPHRLQTVQFPVSFRNALLAGATLSAFLLAPAALAQQLNEPVAPISAPDAPMPGNEDQIGFAADALQYDSNSEVVTANGNVQLLRDGNRLRANKVVWDRTTGKVEAIGNVSIVDPEGNIAYGDRIDVTDTLKDGAIDNILLVLQSGGRLASVKGTRANGIYTLNRAAYTGCSVEDSQGCPKEPTWQINAVKVVYDPVRERVTYTNANIELFGLPLIPLPGLSHPVGDGGSSGLMVPNLRYDRNNGFEIALPYYFKLAPNRDLTVTPHVYTDTLPMLEANYRHLYDRGAYQVTGFITHGSRVATSDSSNTTPAAAEKDIRGYLDASGKMQLSPEWSLDGSLRFATDRTFLRRYDISRDDRLRSTLGAQRIGDNSYFSIRGWAVQTLRQGDSQGQTPIALPVIDYRLRMKDPLLGGVLQLQANTLAITRTSGQDTQRAFAAAEWNLRTLTGLGQEVTFTGYLRGDVYHSSDNALTSVISYAGDPGWQARGIAAAAVDMRWPFVGEAFGGIQRIAPRVQIVAAPHLANLSLPNEDARAVDLEDSNLFALNRFAGYDRFEDSSRITYGLEYSLALPDFSLEANVGQSYRLNSRESILPDGTGLSGRMSDIVGRTTVRYKDFVALTHRYRVDKDNLAVRRNEVDATVGTKKTYAMVGYLRLNRDVAAGLEDLQDREELRLGGRVQFARFWSVFGSTVIDLTDAKEAPNSMSDGYEPVRHRLGVAYEDDCLTLGLTWRRDYQANGDARKGNGFQLRLAFRNIGI; from the coding sequence ATGAGGCCCCACCGCTTGCAAACCGTCCAATTCCCTGTCTCCTTTCGCAATGCCCTGCTGGCCGGCGCGACGCTGTCCGCCTTTCTGCTGGCGCCCGCGGCGCTGGCGCAGCAGCTTAACGAGCCCGTCGCGCCCATCAGCGCGCCCGACGCGCCGATGCCGGGAAATGAAGACCAGATCGGCTTTGCCGCCGATGCGCTGCAATATGACAGCAACAGCGAAGTCGTGACCGCGAACGGAAACGTACAACTGCTGCGCGACGGCAATCGCCTGCGCGCCAATAAGGTCGTGTGGGACCGCACCACCGGCAAGGTCGAGGCGATCGGCAACGTTTCGATCGTCGATCCAGAGGGCAATATCGCCTATGGCGACCGCATCGACGTCACCGATACGCTCAAAGACGGCGCGATCGACAACATATTGCTGGTGCTCCAGTCGGGCGGCCGTCTCGCCTCGGTCAAGGGCACCCGCGCCAACGGCATCTACACCCTCAACCGCGCCGCCTATACCGGCTGTTCGGTGGAAGACAGCCAGGGGTGCCCCAAGGAGCCGACCTGGCAGATCAACGCCGTCAAGGTGGTGTACGACCCCGTCCGCGAGCGCGTCACCTACACCAACGCTAATATCGAACTGTTCGGCCTGCCACTGATCCCGCTGCCCGGCCTGTCGCATCCGGTGGGCGATGGCGGCAGCAGCGGGCTGATGGTGCCCAACCTGCGCTACGACCGCAATAACGGCTTCGAGATCGCGCTGCCCTATTATTTCAAGCTGGCGCCCAATCGCGACCTCACCGTCACGCCGCATGTCTATACCGACACGTTGCCGATGCTGGAGGCCAATTACCGCCATCTCTACGATCGCGGCGCCTATCAGGTCACCGGCTTCATCACCCATGGCAGCCGCGTCGCGACCAGCGATAGTTCGAACACGACCCCGGCCGCGGCTGAAAAGGATATTCGCGGCTATCTCGACGCCAGCGGCAAGATGCAACTGTCGCCAGAATGGAGCCTGGACGGGTCGCTTCGTTTCGCCACCGACCGCACCTTCCTGCGCCGTTACGACATCAGCCGCGACGACCGGCTTCGCTCGACGCTCGGCGCACAGCGGATCGGCGATAACAGCTATTTCTCGATTCGCGGCTGGGCCGTGCAGACCCTGCGCCAGGGCGATTCGCAGGGGCAGACGCCGATCGCGCTGCCGGTGATCGACTATCGCCTGCGGATGAAAGACCCGTTGCTGGGCGGCGTGCTCCAGTTGCAGGCCAACACGCTGGCCATCACCCGCACCAGCGGCCAGGATACGCAGCGCGCCTTTGCCGCCGCCGAATGGAACCTGCGCACGCTGACCGGCCTGGGCCAGGAAGTCACCTTCACCGGTTATCTGCGCGGCGACGTCTATCATAGCAGCGACAATGCGCTGACCTCGGTTATCAGCTATGCCGGCGATCCGGGCTGGCAGGCGCGCGGCATCGCCGCCGCCGCGGTGGACATGCGCTGGCCGTTCGTCGGTGAAGCCTTTGGCGGCATCCAGCGCATCGCCCCGCGCGTCCAGATCGTGGCCGCGCCGCATCTGGCCAATCTGTCGCTCCCCAATGAAGACGCCCGCGCCGTCGATTTGGAGGACAGCAACCTTTTCGCGCTCAATCGTTTCGCGGGCTATGACCGGTTCGAGGATTCAAGCCGTATCACCTATGGCCTGGAATATAGCCTGGCGCTGCCCGACTTTTCGCTCGAAGCCAATGTCGGCCAAAGCTACCGCCTCAACAGCCGCGAAAGCATCCTGCCCGACGGCACGGGTCTGTCTGGCCGTATGTCCGACATCGTCGGCCGCACGACCGTCCGCTACAAAGATTTCGTCGCCCTCACCCACCGCTATCGCGTGGACAAGGACAATTTGGCCGTCCGCCGCAATGAAGTCGATGCGACCGTCGGCACCAAGAAAACCTATGCGATGGTCGGCTATCTGCGGCTCAACCGCGATGTGGCGGCGGGGCTGGAGGATTTGCAGGACCGCGAGGAACTGCGCCTGGGCGGCCGTGTCCAGTTCGCACGCTTCTGGTCGGTGTTCGGATCGACCGTCATCGATCTGACCGATGCGAAGGAAGCCCCGAACAGCATGTCGGACGGCTATGAACCGGTTCGCCACCGCCTCGGTGTCGCCTATGAGGACGACTGCCTGACGCTTGGCCTCACCTGGCGCCGCGACTATCAGGCCAATGGCGACGCGCGAAAGGGCAATGGCTTCCAGCTACGGCTAGCTTTCCGCAATATTGGCATATAA
- a CDS encoding sulfite exporter TauE/SafE family protein, protein MSLMGSIDILHVIAGLLVGVLVGVTGVGGGSLMTPLLVLMFGVSAKTAVGTDLLFAALTKIVGSAVHGKRDTIEWPIVRRMAAGSVPAALVTLLALGWIGDVGQSTDHIILLALASLLALTSVAVIGRKWLFRHRGDLGSTRSARTTFYGTTALGALIGAAVSLSSVGAGAIGVTVLLFLYPRLQMARIVGSDIAHAVPLALIAGTGHWLMGDVNFVLLTNLLIGSIPGVIVGSYLSSRAPDKLLQPLLAAVLAISSWQLFVKARAPAPVKVEAPVMARSH, encoded by the coding sequence ATGAGCCTGATGGGATCGATCGACATCCTCCATGTCATTGCCGGCCTGCTGGTCGGCGTCCTGGTGGGCGTCACGGGCGTTGGCGGTGGGTCGCTGATGACGCCTTTGCTGGTGCTGATGTTTGGCGTCAGCGCCAAGACCGCGGTCGGCACCGACCTGCTCTTCGCCGCCCTGACCAAGATCGTCGGATCGGCCGTGCATGGCAAGCGCGACACGATCGAATGGCCGATCGTGCGACGCATGGCGGCGGGCAGCGTGCCGGCCGCGCTCGTCACGCTGCTGGCGCTCGGCTGGATCGGCGATGTCGGTCAATCGACCGACCATATCATCCTGCTCGCGCTCGCCTCTTTACTGGCGCTGACTTCCGTGGCGGTGATCGGCCGCAAATGGCTGTTCCGCCATCGCGGTGACCTCGGCTCGACCCGTTCGGCTCGCACCACTTTCTATGGCACCACGGCGCTGGGCGCACTGATCGGCGCGGCGGTTTCGCTCTCCTCGGTCGGCGCAGGCGCGATCGGCGTGACGGTGCTGTTGTTCCTCTATCCGCGCCTGCAAATGGCGCGCATCGTGGGGTCCGATATCGCCCATGCCGTGCCGCTGGCGCTCATCGCCGGGACCGGCCACTGGCTGATGGGCGACGTCAACTTCGTGCTGCTGACCAATTTGCTGATCGGGTCGATACCCGGCGTGATCGTGGGCAGCTATCTGTCTTCCCGTGCGCCCGACAAGCTGCTGCAACCCCTGCTCGCCGCGGTGCTGGCCATCTCTTCCTGGCAACTCTTCGTAAAGGCGCGTGCGCCCGCACCGGTGAAGGTGGAAGCGCCGGTGATGGCCAGGTCGCACTAA